Part of the Methanobacterium paludis genome is shown below.
ACATGGAGTGTTCCATTCAAAATATCTGTTGACGGTGCAAACAAGTTTGCACAGGTTGCAAAGGGTAAAGGAGGAGCAACTGTTGAAATGTACCTTGATGACAAGTTGGTGTCAAGTCCGGAGTTAAGTGATGAACTTGCAAATGGAGTGGCTACAACTGAGGTTCAAGTTTCAGGAACTGCCTCAACAAAGGCGGATGCAGAGGTACAGGCCAAACAGATTCAAACAGTTTTACAATCAGGTGCTTTACCTGTTAAAGTGAGTATTGTAGGTATAAGTAGCATATCTGCTGAATTGGGAAGCCAGTTTAAAGATGGGGCTATAATAGCTGGTCTTATTGCGATAATTGTAATATCTACAATAATCTTCATAAGGTACAGAACCCCTAAACTCGTGCTGCCAATCATATTCACAAGCCTCGCAGAGGTTCTCCTGATCTTGGGAGTGGCTTCAATAATCAAGTGGAACATAGACCTTCCTGCAATAGCGGGTATACTGGCGGCCATAGGTACCGGTGTGGACGATCAGATAATTATAACAGATGAAGTTTTAAAGGGCAGTTTAAGTGAAAAATCCAGAAGAAAAGCTACAGGTATAAAAGTGAAGATTCAACATGCATTCTTCATTGTATTCGCTTCAGCAGGTACATTAGTTGCAGCAATGCTTCCATTAGCATACATAGGCTTCGCAAGAGGAACCACCGGAATAGGAGTTCTATCTGGTTTCGCATTTACCACCATAGTTGGTGTGGTAATAGGAGTCTTTATAACAAGACCTGTGTTCGCTAAATTCATAGAACAGTTACTGCTAAAAGACCAACCTGAACCAACATATGCAAGGAAAAAAGCAGCAAAGCCCGGTAAAAAAGGTAAGGATAAGAAAGGTAAAAAAGGTAGGAAAAACTAAAAAACTAAAATTTAGGGAAGAATTTCCTAAAAAACCTTCTTTTTCCTCTTTTTCAATATTTTTTTTCTATTTAATTTTAATTTAAATTTTAAATTTTGATCTATTTTTAAATTTTTTCTAAATCAAATTTTTAGTCTAAATCTATCAAATTTTAAAATAAGATGTGAATTCACATTATTTCAGGTTAACAAAATAAATATTATACATCTTTTGAAATGTAAAATTTTATAAAGTATAAATAATGGATATATTCATTGGATAAACTTCTTAGATAAGCTTCTTAAAATAAAAGGGAGATTTAAGGATATACATGAAAACTCCAAAAGAACTCAAGGTCAAACCGATAAAAAATGGGACAGTTATTGATCATATAACAGCTAATAAAGCTTTAAACGTTCTTAAAATACTCAAATTACCGAGCAAAAAATCTGCAGTAACCATTGCCATGAATGTTCACTCTTCACAGATGGGAAGCAAGGACATAGTTAAAATAGAGGGACGCGAACTAAAGCAGAGAGAAGTTGATAAAATAGCTTTGATAGCACCCAACGCCACCATAAACATAGTTAGGGACTATGAAATTGTTGAAAAGGGTAAGGTAAATCTATTAGATGAAATAAACAATATTCTAGAATGCCCCAACCCAAACTGT
Proteins encoded:
- a CDS encoding preprotein translocase subunit SecD, encoding MKEGWINFLKDYRVILLAVLIVVSIGAISTFGIQQGLDLKGGSLIQIHLDQPVDQSTMNTVTAVLDKRLNLYGVKDVKVRQSGDQDVIAEIAGVQPQDVANIVGTPGKFEAKIDNQTALQGSDITTVETSSVTGTTWSVPFKISVDGANKFAQVAKGKGGATVEMYLDDKLVSSPELSDELANGVATTEVQVSGTASTKADAEVQAKQIQTVLQSGALPVKVSIVGISSISAELGSQFKDGAIIAGLIAIIVISTIIFIRYRTPKLVLPIIFTSLAEVLLILGVASIIKWNIDLPAIAGILAAIGTGVDDQIIITDEVLKGSLSEKSRRKATGIKVKIQHAFFIVFASAGTLVAAMLPLAYIGFARGTTGIGVLSGFAFTTIVGVVIGVFITRPVFAKFIEQLLLKDQPEPTYARKKAAKPGKKGKDKKGKKGRKN
- the pyrI gene encoding aspartate carbamoyltransferase regulatory subunit, whose product is MKTPKELKVKPIKNGTVIDHITANKALNVLKILKLPSKKSAVTIAMNVHSSQMGSKDIVKIEGRELKQREVDKIALIAPNATINIVRDYEIVEKGKVNLLDEINNILECPNPNCITNTNEPVKTKFYVIEKKPVTLRCYHCERIMNKEDIESDLY